Genomic window (Phycisphaerae bacterium):
GAACTGCAACGGTACCAAGCACCTGTTCACCAGCGAGTCCGTCACGATGGGGCATCCCGACAAACTCGCTGACCAGATCTCCGACGCCGTGCTCGACGCCCTCTTGACGCAGGACAAGTACTCGCGGGTGGCCTGCGAGGTCATGTGCAAGAACTCGCTGATCATCGTGGCCGGCGAGATCACGACCAAGGCCCAGGTCTACATTCCCGACGTAGTCCGCCAGACGGTCCGCGAGATCGGCTACACCGACCCGGAGACCGGGCTCGATGCCGACAGCTGCACGGTGAACGTCTGTATTGACAAGCAGTCGCCCGACATCTCGCGCGGCGTGACGAGCAAGGACGTCAAGCGGCAGGGCGCCGGCGACCAGGGCCTGATGTTCGGCTTCGCCTGCAACGAGACGCCCACCCTCATGCCCCTGCCGATCTACCTCTCGCACCGGATCGTCGAGAAGATGGCCGAGGTTCGCCAGAAGGGCAAGCTGCCGTGGCTCCGTCCGGACGGCAAGAGCCAGGTCACCGTCGAGTACTGCAACAACAAGCCGGTGCGGATCGACACCGTGGTCTGCTCGACCCAGTACTCCGACGACCAGGAATACGTCAAGAAGGGCTGGATCGACAAGGCCGGCTGCATGACCGAAAAGGGCAAGAAGCTCCTGATCGACACCGTCATCAAGCCGGTCCTGCCCGCCAAATACGTCAAGGGCGATGTGAAGTACTTCATCAACCCGACCGGCCGGTTCGTGGTCGGCGGACCGCACGGCGACTGCGGCCTGACCGGGCGCAAGATCATCGTCGACACCTACGGCGGCCGAGGCTGCCACGGCGGCGGCGCCTTCAGCGGCAAGGACCCCTCCAAGGTCGACCGCTCCGCCAGCTACATGGCCCGCCACATCGCCAAGAACATCGTGGCCGCCGGACTCGCCGATATCTGCGAGGTCCAGATCGCCTACGCGATCGGCGTGCCCGACCCGGTCAGCGTCCTGGTCGATACCCAGGGCACCGCCAAGATCGACGAGAAGAAGCTCGCGGACCTCGTTCGCAAGACCTTCCCGCTGCGCCCGGGCGAGATCATTCAGTACCTCAAGCTCCTGCGGCCGATCTACAAGGAAACCGCCCGCCACGGCCACTTCGGACGCGAACTGCCCGATTTCACCTGGGAAAAAACCAATAAGGCCCGCGAGCTGAAGCGCGAGGCCGGAATCTAGTCGATCCACCGCATTTTGCGGCAGTGGCTTAACGGCGGCCTGGAGAGCACCACCCTCCAGGCCGCTGCTTTTTTGATCGGACCTGGTCCGGCGTCAGCGTGACATCCAGCGGATCATCTCGCCCAGCCGCGGAGCCTCCTGGGCGATCGTCGCCCGGTCGCTGGGCCGCCCGTCGGTCAGATTCATCCCGCCGTACTCCAGCGTCGCCACCCGCGGACGCCGCCATTCGCCGCGGCGAATCCGGTCAAACACCCACTCGATGAGCCGCCAGTCCTCGTCCCGCAGAGCGTAGTGATCCATCCACAACCCATCCTCACCAAGCTGGGTGCCGGATATGTGAATCTCGTGGATCAGTTCGCCCGGCAGGGCGGCCAGGTAGTCCCGTTCGTCCACGCCGAAGTACTTGGCCGCCATGGCGGCGTGCGTGATGTCCAGCAGCAGCTTGCCCGACGTCGTGCGAACCACCTCGTCGATCAACGCCGGCTCCAGTGCCGGACGCGGCACCGCGTACGGCTGATGAGGCGTGTAGGGCAGGTTCTCCAGCACGATCGGCAGGTCGGCGAACCGCGCCATCAGGTGCCTTATGTCACGAACGATCGCCTCGCGGACTCGCCGCTGGTCGTCCTCGCTGCGGGTGTCGATGTCCATGCCGGGAAAGTCGCGGACATTCGGGGAGATGTGCATGTTCAATGCAGCCGTCCGCGTCAGCTCCAGCATCTCCGCAGCCCGCTGCACCTGCGGCTCGTCAAGCGGCCCGCACCCGGCGCGGATGCGGAAATGCACGTAGCACGGCCCAGCCCGAAGGGCCGCCTCGATAATCTCCGGCTTGTCGGGACACTTGAACAGGTCCACGCCAATGATACCCTCGCGATGCAGCGCTTCGGCCTCGGGTGAATAGTTGATGGCGAATTGGGTCAAGGGTCGGTCCTCTATGGGTGTGGTTGGTCCAAAGAAAGCATTGTAGCGAGCCGTCGATCGTTCAGCCACCGCCGGATAAAGCGATTCACACCCGATGGCCAAGGGGTATAATTGGCATACAGTCCGAAGACTTTGGCCGAGTCCCCAGCGGGCGGCCGGTCCGATCAAAGGAAGCCGGGAATGAGCTTGAGCGTGTGCGTGCTGGCCAGCGGCAGCACGGGAAATGCGACACTGGTCAGCGACGGACAGACCCATCTGCTGGTCGACTGCGGACTGGTGGCCAGGGAGATCGAAACGCGGATGCTGCGGGCGGGCTTCGATCCCCGCGGTCTCGCCGGCGTGCTGATCACCCACGCCCACACCGACCATTTCCGTTCCGCCGGCACGCTGGCCTACCGCTACGGCGCACCCATCTACGTCGATCCGGCCGCCGACCGGGCCATCCGCGAGCGCCCGAGCAACGGAAGCTATCACCGCGTGCGAAAGTCGCTGCCGATCCCCGAATCGATCGGCGGCATTCGCGTTGAGACCTTCGCCACCAGCCACCACGTCTGGGGCGGGACGCCCGTGGGCTTTGTGCTCTCTGCCGGCGGCGCGCGCGTCGGCGTGATGACCGACACCGGAACCGTCTCAAGCGAGGCCCTCAAGCTCCTGGCCGGCTGTCAGGCCCTCGTGCTTGAGGCCAACTACGACAAGGACACCGTCTCCGCCAAACTCGGCGACCGGCGCTACGCGATGGACTGGCGCTACCTCGAGTGGGTCGCCTCGGACCACGGCCACCTCTCCAACGACCAATGCGCCCGGTTCCTCGCCCGAATCGCCGGAACCGAAACCATGCACGTGTTCCTGGCCCACATCTCCGAAAACCACGCCGATCAGCGCAAGGACAACAACAGCTTCGAAAAGGCCGAGCAGACCGTCCGCGAGTTCTTCAGCCGCGAGGGGCTGTCGCTGCCGCCGCTTCACCGCACCTACCGCCGCGGCGCGACCGAAGGCCAGGCCTCGATCCTGGTGCGGATCGACTGACCGCACGGCTTAGAAGTCATCCAGCGTCGCTAATCCCGCCTTTTCCAGATGCCCGGTATCGCCCCAGAGCTCCAGCGTCCAGCGGCCGTCGCGAACGCCGAACCGGTTGACCGCGCCATTGTAGAGTGAGAATCGCCGCGGCCCGCCGGCCGGCAGGCCCAGCGCATGGCGAAACAGACTCTGGATGGTCCCGCCGTGGGCGATGACGGCGACGGTCCGGCCGCGATGTCGGGCGGCGATTTCAGCCGCGCAGGCCGCCGTCCGCTCGTCGCGCTGACGGCTGCTCTCGCCGTCGGGCAGCACGTAGTCCGGATCGCCCGAACGGAACCGCTCGTACTCCTCCGGGAATCGCTGGCGGAACTCCGCCATGGTGAGGGTCTGCATGATCCCAAGATGCCGCTCGCGCAGGCGAGCGTCGAGAATCGGCTCGAGCGTCAGGACCTCGCCGACGATCCTCGCGGTCTGCACCGCCCGGCCCAGGTCGCTGGCGTGGATGGCCTCGATGCCTCTGTTCCGCAGCGCCTCGGCCACCGCCCGCGCCTGGCGAACGCCCAGCGGCGTCAGCGGGCTGTCCAGATGGCCCTGCTGCTTGCCCGCCAGGTTCCATTCGGTCTCGCCGTGGCGGACGGCAAAGACGGTGGTCTTCTCGGTGGCATTCATCATGTTGCTCCGCGGAGATCGTTCAACCGGCGATCAGCGACCGCAGCAGCGGCGCCAGCGCGTCGGCGTAGCGGACGTAGCCCAGGTCGCTGGGATGCGAACTGTCGATCGTGCCCTCATTGTCGCTTCCCAACAGCGGATCGCCCCCCACGTAGTGCAGATTCGCAACGCCCGAGGCAGCCAGCTTCTCGTACGCGTCGCGCAACGCCGCCCGGCTCGTGCGGTGGCGCTCGCGCCCGATCTGGGCCAGCCACGCGTTCCCGCACGTCCGGTCCTCGACCAGCACGATCGGCGTGTCCGGCCGCGATGCCCGCAACGTCCGCACGAACGGCTCAGCCCGCTCGCGAACGGTCGGCTCGGTCATGTTGGGCAGGCAGTCCACCAGGTACACCGCCGCCTCCAACTCGACCATCAACTCGGCGATCGGCGCATCCATCGTGCCCGCGCCGGCAAATCCGAGGTTGATCACCGGCCGCTCCAGCCGACGTCCCAGGATCGCCGCGTGACACATGCCCGGCCGCGACGCCCCTTCGCCGTGCACGATCGACGTGCCGTAGTAGACGATCGGAAGGCCCGCAAACGGCACAGCCGGTTCTAGCGCCGCCCCTTCCGGCACGCCGACCCAAAGCTTCTCGATGCCGTTTCGCAGCGGCAGGTACAGCAGGTAGTCCCGCATTTGCCCGTCCAGACCGCCGACCAGCACCGCCTCGTTGTCGCGGCCATTGGGACCGCCGTGGCCCGCCCATCGCCAACACCCGGCGGCGTCGCGGGCGTAAAGGTCCAACCCGCTGGCCCCGATCGGGCCCATCATCGGCCGGATGAGCTGCTCGAGCAGAAGCTCCCACCTCGCTGCGATCTTCACCGCATTAGTCCGAAACCCCACGCACAACCCAGCCGACTGGCGGCTCAGGTCCCAGACCGCCTCACGCACCACGCCTTCCGCCCGGCCGGACAACCGGTCAAAAAAACGCTTCGTGTCGCTCCAGCCTTTGCCGCCGACAAAGAGCTCGCGGGCGTCGATCCACTCCTGAGCGGGATTTGCGGTGCCGTTGTTCATCGTAGTGGCAGGTCAATATAGTGTCGCAAGCCGGGCGAATCAAGCCATCAAGCCTATCGACGTTCGCAGCCGAGACCCCGCCGCGGCCTCACTTGGCGCGATTGCGCCTCAAATACTCACGCATCACCTTGGCCCGCTCGGTCAACTCCTTCGGTTTCGGCACTTCGACCTTGGCCGGCGTGCCGTACGGGGCGTAGAACAGGCCTTCGTTGGGGTCGGCCACTCCGGTGCGCACGTAGTTGCCGTCCTTGTCGTACAGATCGACTTCGTCCGGCGCCTCCAGATTCCACACGTCGGCCTCGCGCCACGAATGATAGTTCCAGTCCCAGCCCAGTTCTTCAAACATCTCAATGAGCTCGCGAAGATACGCAGCGCCGTTGGGCGCCCAACGGGCCACGCTGAATTCGCCCACGTAGATCTGAACGCCGTGCTTCTGCTGAAACTCAATGGCGTCCTTGATCTCCTCGCGAAGACGAGTCTTGTCCCACATTCCACCGCCGTGCTCGTTGAACGGCCCGGGGAAGGAGCGAGGTATATTGTTGCTCACTCCCTGGTGCGTATACTCGACGGGTTGATAGGGATGGACCGAATAGATCACGGGCATCACGGGATCGTTGACCGGCGTAAACCCCGCAAAACCCCACGTCAGCATTCCCGGCCCCGGTTCGATGACGACCGGGTGCTTCCTGTCGATTTGTCGGATCGCCTCGGTCGTCTTCTGCGCCCATTCGGGCCACGTGGGCGGATAGCTCGGGTGGCTGTGGACCCGCGTCCAATCGAGCGGCTCGTTGAGCAGGTCGAACCAGATCACCTGATCGCGGTCCTTGCAGAGTTCCGCGAGCTGCTGCCAGCATTCGATCAGCGTCTCCAGGTTGCTCTGGTCAAACCAGTATTCATGGGACGCCTGCGCCCCGTCATCGGAATACTTCTGGGGATGGTCGTTGGGGATCTGGTGCAGATCGAGCACGACGGCCAGGCCGAGCGCCTTGGCCCGATCCAGGCCTGCCGGCAGATCGGCGAGAATCTTCTCCCACGTCGCCTGATAGGACGGCATCTTCCACTGGTCCTTCCACCACACCGGGCACATCATGTACCGCACCTGGTTCGCGTTCCAATCATTGACCGCGCTCTCGAGAACCGCCTGATCCATGGTGGCGACGGTAAAACCGCGGTAGACGGTCTTTCCGCGATCCCCAGCCGCCGGACGCGTTGTCTGACCGAAAACCGCAAAGGTCCCGCCGAAAAACGTGAACATAGCCATAGCGGCGAACAGGGAGGGAATTCGTCTGGTCTTCATGCCGTCATACTCCTTCAGGAAAGCAGCATCGGGTTAGGGTGCGGTTGCGTCTCCGGACAGCCAGCCGCTACTTCGTCGCGGGTGCGGATGTCGGCTGTTGTTGGTTCAACGCCAGGTACTTCTTGACCACCTGGCCGCGCTCGGTCGGCTCCTTCGGTCTCGGCACATCGACCTTGGCCGGCGTGCCGTAGCGGCCGTAAAACAGCCCCTCGTTCGGATCGCCCAATCCGGTCCGCACGTAGTTGCCCTCGGCGTCGTACAGATCGACCTCGTCGGGCTCCTCCAGGCTCCAGATCCCCGCCTCGCGAAACGCGTGGTAGTTCCAGTCCCAGCCGTACTTCTCGAACAGGTCCAGGCAGTCGCCCAGATACCGGGCCGAGTGCGGCGCCCAGCGCGGCGAACTGAACTCGCCCACGTTGATCCGCACGCCGTGCTTCTTCTGGAACGCGATGACCGGCGCGTACTCGACCTCCAGACGCTCGCGATCCCACCAGCCGCCGCCGTGGTCGTTGAACTCGCCCGGCCAGTCGTACACTTTGACGTCGTTGACGCCCTGATGTGTGTAGATCACCGGCTGATACACGTGCGCCGAGTAGATCACCGGGCAGTGCGAATCCTTGATCGGCGGAAAGTCCGTAAATCCCCAGCACAGCATGCCCGGACCCGGCTCGATCACCACCGGATGGCGCGTGTCGATCTTCCGAATCGCATCCGTCGTCTGCTGGACCCACTCGGGCCAGTGCGGCGGATAACTCGGCTGCTGGTGCACGACGGACCACTCCAGCGGCTCGTTCAAGAGGTCAAACCAGATCGACTGCTCTCGGTCCTTGCAGATCTCGGCCATCTGACGCCAGCACTCGAGCATCACCCGAAGGTTGCCTTCGTCATTCCACCACTGGACCGAATCCCAGTGGGGGTTCTTTTCCGGATCGGGATTCGGCGGGACAGGAGCCGGGTTGTCGTTGGGAATCGTGTGCAGGTCGAGGACCACCGCAACGCCCAACTCCGCCGCCCGGTCAAGGTCCGCGGGCAGCCGTTCGAGCAAAGCCTGCCACGCCGCCCCTGTGCTCGGAAATCGATTGCGGTAAATCCAGCTCGGGCACAGCATGTACCGCACCTGGTTGGCGTGCCAGTCATTGATCGCGTCCTCCAGCAGCTTCCGATCCATCGTGCAGACGGTAAAACCGCGGTAGCGGGTGCCCTCGTCGTTCCAGACCGGCTCGACCGCGGGCACAGCCGACTCGCACGCGCCCGCGTTGTCGACAAACAGCGTTCCCGGATCGTGCACGCCCTCGCCGCTCATCGCCTCCCAGAACAGCGTCTTGACCGCCAGCCCGGGCTCGGTCCGCACGTCGAAAACCTCCTCGATGCCGAAACGCCCTTGCGCCCGGCCGGTCTTCGGATCGTACCGCACCACCGCCATCCGCCAGTAACCGTCAAAACCGGTCGCCGAGTCGAACCCGCCCGACTTCGACCCCGCCTTCCACGTCAGCCGCTTGCCGCTGGAATTGACCTCGAACACGATGTCGCTGTTCTGATCGCCCGACCGCAGCGCGAACGTCCGCACGCCGCCCGCACCGCCCTCGCCGCCGACCCAACGCAGATCGCAGTGTACCTGCCACGCCCGGTCCGTCGGCGTCGCACCCTCATCGGTGTACCAGATGTTGGCCGAACGCGGATACCAGCCGACCGTGGCTTCCGCCCGCCGGAAAACATCCGGCCCCACCACGGCCGTCTTCTCCGACGGGCCCGACTCATGGTGACTCCACGTGCCCTTGCCCTCAAACTTCTGAAAAACATAACTGTCGCACCCGGCGAAATGCGGGGCCTCGAAATCCCCACCCGGCACCCGGTGCAGCACGTCAGCACAGGCATAACCGGCGCAGAGGCCCAACAGACCAAACAACAGACAGAACTGTCTCATCATATGTTCCTTGAAGTTGATGGATGCTCGTTGCAGGCGCGCATTCCAGGGCGCCATCGCAGAACCTCTGCGATCCGGGCGGACTGTTACCACAGCCAGCCGGAGTGATCGCCGGAAGTGTTGTACCAGTGCGTGTCCTTGTGCGGAACGTTGGACTCCCACGTCACATGCCAGTCCATCCATAGATAATTCGCGCCGCGCGAGTGCCGTTCGTGTACACCCGGTGGATAGTTGTCCGGATCTGCGGCGGAGTATTTCGGCTGAATGTACACTTCCCAATAGACCGCTGAACTGCCCTCAGCCACCGCGACCTTCATGTTGGGTTCGTTCACCTCGCGGTACGGGAAAAATCCCCCTGGAGGGGACCAGGCCCACTGGAAATACATGAAATTCGCCCGGTAGCTGACGTGCTCACTGTTCTGTGTCTGGTCGCTCAGACACGACAAAATGTCTTTTCCGGACTCGCGGACGTAGTGCGTGTACTTGTCAAGGTACCGATACCATGACATCGCTGTCGCTCCTACGTACCCCGGCGGAAGCTTCTCGTACCATTCATCGAGGTAGCAGATGAACCCGACGCCCAACTGCCTGAGGTTCGACTGGCACGCCACCTGTCGCGCCTGTTCCCGCGCCTGCCCTAACGCCGGCAGCAGCATTGCCACCAGCACCGCGATGATCGCCACCACCACCAGCAGCTCGATCAGCGTGAATCCGCGTTGTCTATCGCCTCGTACCATGTTCTGTGTCTCCTCGGTCCCTGTTCCGTATGACTTCACCGTTGCCCTCGCTTTCGTTTCTCCGGTCAATACCATAGCCACGTGTTCTGGACGAACCACCGGAAGGCGAAGACGTAATTCCATCGCGATTGCTCCGGGCTGGCCGGGTCATCGAGATTCGGCACCCAACCGGTGTTGCCGCCCGCAAACAGAAACACGTCGCCGTTGCTGTGATAGTGCCGGAAATGCAGATTGCCGTAGTTGTGGGCTTCGGCGATGTGGGCGGGATAGCAGCCGAGATAGCTGGCGGCGTCGACCACCAGCGGCGTCCGTGTGGGCTCGGCCAGTTCGTCGATCCGGTAAGAGGTCGTTCGCCACGGCGCGGTGTAAAAACCGCTGAGGAACCGGTTGATGCCGTAGTACGACTGGTGATACGTCCCATTGGCCGACGGCTTCCGCGTATCCGACGGGCAAAGCCAGACGCTCGGCGCCCGGAGCTGATAGTACGCGGCGGGGTTGTCCGAGGCCACCAGGTACTTTTCGTACAGCTTGTACTGCCACGACGTCGTGTCGTGCTGGTTGCCCGTCAGAGGCAGAAAGCCCGCATTGTCGTCGGCGTACATGCCGAACGCGATGCCCATCTGCTTCAGGTTGCTCGTGCACATCACCGTCTTGGCCTGATCGCGAGCGCTCTGAAGCGCCGGCAGCAGAATCGACACCAGCACCGCGATGATCGCCACCACTACCAGCAACTCGATCAGCGTAAATGCTCTGGATCTTCTCATGGTCACTCCACCTCCGGTTCGCCGGCCGGTGTGGCGGGCGAAGCAAGCTCCAGCTCCACTCGCACCAGGCGGCAGGGTTTGGCCTGATAGGCGTTGAGGGTTTCCACGTCGAGCGCCCGCTGCGCCTTGCGGAAAGGATACGGCTTCCCGTCGGTAACCGTCGGCCAGATGTTGGCGGCCCAGGAATCGGCCTCGATCGCGTGCTCGACCGCCTTGACCACCCGCCGGCCGTCGATGGCGGTCGGCACAGCGACGGTGAAGGTGCGGTCCGGCGACCGGTTGACCAGCACGAGGTTGACCGCCCGGTCGGTCGCGGTGGCGTACGCCGTAACGTAGGGCACCACCACGTCGCGCCCCTGGTAGGTGGCCCGGTGGGTGTAGGTCGGCACGTGGGCCAGGCGGACGGGAACGACGCGGTGACCCTTGGCGGCGCTCCAGAACTCGACGGCCGCCCCGCCCGGCTTGGGCACCACGGGCACGACGCTCTTCTGGGCCTCCGCGTTCCAGGCGACGCCGATCCCGAACGTCAGCGTGTGCACCACCGCG
Coding sequences:
- a CDS encoding methionine adenosyltransferase — its product is MNCNGTKHLFTSESVTMGHPDKLADQISDAVLDALLTQDKYSRVACEVMCKNSLIIVAGEITTKAQVYIPDVVRQTVREIGYTDPETGLDADSCTVNVCIDKQSPDISRGVTSKDVKRQGAGDQGLMFGFACNETPTLMPLPIYLSHRIVEKMAEVRQKGKLPWLRPDGKSQVTVEYCNNKPVRIDTVVCSTQYSDDQEYVKKGWIDKAGCMTEKGKKLLIDTVIKPVLPAKYVKGDVKYFINPTGRFVVGGPHGDCGLTGRKIIVDTYGGRGCHGGGAFSGKDPSKVDRSASYMARHIAKNIVAAGLADICEVQIAYAIGVPDPVSVLVDTQGTAKIDEKKLADLVRKTFPLRPGEIIQYLKLLRPIYKETARHGHFGRELPDFTWEKTNKARELKREAGI
- a CDS encoding DUF692 family protein produces the protein MTQFAINYSPEAEALHREGIIGVDLFKCPDKPEIIEAALRAGPCYVHFRIRAGCGPLDEPQVQRAAEMLELTRTAALNMHISPNVRDFPGMDIDTRSEDDQRRVREAIVRDIRHLMARFADLPIVLENLPYTPHQPYAVPRPALEPALIDEVVRTTSGKLLLDITHAAMAAKYFGVDERDYLAALPGELIHEIHISGTQLGEDGLWMDHYALRDEDWRLIEWVFDRIRRGEWRRPRVATLEYGGMNLTDGRPSDRATIAQEAPRLGEMIRWMSR
- a CDS encoding MBL fold metallo-hydrolase; amino-acid sequence: MSLSVCVLASGSTGNATLVSDGQTHLLVDCGLVAREIETRMLRAGFDPRGLAGVLITHAHTDHFRSAGTLAYRYGAPIYVDPAADRAIRERPSNGSYHRVRKSLPIPESIGGIRVETFATSHHVWGGTPVGFVLSAGGARVGVMTDTGTVSSEALKLLAGCQALVLEANYDKDTVSAKLGDRRYAMDWRYLEWVASDHGHLSNDQCARFLARIAGTETMHVFLAHISENHADQRKDNNSFEKAEQTVREFFSREGLSLPPLHRTYRRGATEGQASILVRID
- a CDS encoding histidine phosphatase family protein translates to MNATEKTTVFAVRHGETEWNLAGKQQGHLDSPLTPLGVRQARAVAEALRNRGIEAIHASDLGRAVQTARIVGEVLTLEPILDARLRERHLGIMQTLTMAEFRQRFPEEYERFRSGDPDYVLPDGESSRQRDERTAACAAEIAARHRGRTVAVIAHGGTIQSLFRHALGLPAGGPRRFSLYNGAVNRFGVRDGRWTLELWGDTGHLEKAGLATLDDF
- a CDS encoding glycoside hydrolase family 5 protein; its protein translation is MKTRRIPSLFAAMAMFTFFGGTFAVFGQTTRPAAGDRGKTVYRGFTVATMDQAVLESAVNDWNANQVRYMMCPVWWKDQWKMPSYQATWEKILADLPAGLDRAKALGLAVVLDLHQIPNDHPQKYSDDGAQASHEYWFDQSNLETLIECWQQLAELCKDRDQVIWFDLLNEPLDWTRVHSHPSYPPTWPEWAQKTTEAIRQIDRKHPVVIEPGPGMLTWGFAGFTPVNDPVMPVIYSVHPYQPVEYTHQGVSNNIPRSFPGPFNEHGGGMWDKTRLREEIKDAIEFQQKHGVQIYVGEFSVARWAPNGAAYLRELIEMFEELGWDWNYHSWREADVWNLEAPDEVDLYDKDGNYVRTGVADPNEGLFYAPYGTPAKVEVPKPKELTERAKVMREYLRRNRAK
- a CDS encoding cellulase family glycosylhydrolase: MRQFCLLFGLLGLCAGYACADVLHRVPGGDFEAPHFAGCDSYVFQKFEGKGTWSHHESGPSEKTAVVGPDVFRRAEATVGWYPRSANIWYTDEGATPTDRAWQVHCDLRWVGGEGGAGGVRTFALRSGDQNSDIVFEVNSSGKRLTWKAGSKSGGFDSATGFDGYWRMAVVRYDPKTGRAQGRFGIEEVFDVRTEPGLAVKTLFWEAMSGEGVHDPGTLFVDNAGACESAVPAVEPVWNDEGTRYRGFTVCTMDRKLLEDAINDWHANQVRYMLCPSWIYRNRFPSTGAAWQALLERLPADLDRAAELGVAVVLDLHTIPNDNPAPVPPNPDPEKNPHWDSVQWWNDEGNLRVMLECWRQMAEICKDREQSIWFDLLNEPLEWSVVHQQPSYPPHWPEWVQQTTDAIRKIDTRHPVVIEPGPGMLCWGFTDFPPIKDSHCPVIYSAHVYQPVIYTHQGVNDVKVYDWPGEFNDHGGGWWDRERLEVEYAPVIAFQKKHGVRINVGEFSSPRWAPHSARYLGDCLDLFEKYGWDWNYHAFREAGIWSLEEPDEVDLYDAEGNYVRTGLGDPNEGLFYGRYGTPAKVDVPRPKEPTERGQVVKKYLALNQQQPTSAPATK
- a CDS encoding prepilin-type N-terminal cleavage/methylation domain-containing protein; this translates as MVRGDRQRGFTLIELLVVVAIIAVLVAMLLPALGQAREQARQVACQSNLRQLGVGFICYLDEWYEKLPPGYVGATAMSWYRYLDKYTHYVRESGKDILSCLSDQTQNSEHVSYRANFMYFQWAWSPPGGFFPYREVNEPNMKVAVAEGSSAVYWEVYIQPKYSAADPDNYPPGVHERHSRGANYLWMDWHVTWESNVPHKDTHWYNTSGDHSGWLW
- a CDS encoding prepilin-type N-terminal cleavage/methylation domain-containing protein: MRRSRAFTLIELLVVVAIIAVLVSILLPALQSARDQAKTVMCTSNLKQMGIAFGMYADDNAGFLPLTGNQHDTTSWQYKLYEKYLVASDNPAAYYQLRAPSVWLCPSDTRKPSANGTYHQSYYGINRFLSGFYTAPWRTTSYRIDELAEPTRTPLVVDAASYLGCYPAHIAEAHNYGNLHFRHYHSNGDVFLFAGGNTGWVPNLDDPASPEQSRWNYVFAFRWFVQNTWLWY